One Tumebacillus sp. BK434 genomic window carries:
- a CDS encoding YIEGIA domain-containing protein gives MAQELLSPEHLTMITTGFVVGTFARIVTLKEDYRQYPSYPNGFVIHIVTGAVAAAIGAVAIPALLTKNFVGVSFLALAIQQFRDVRRMEKVSLQELEKSEFSPRGTAYIDGIAKTFEARNYVALLSAFLCVLVMALLPGYRPLSDVIGGVLAGLLAIWLLRRYTKGKKVGDISDIKLAKIRFDERGKLFVDDIAVQNVGLPAARERFEREGVAVMITPRYADGGIVLANYGQRQAIVHEAARTFGLKRYHYMRRDFETGRICFAMIPIRRDEGALLQLVAEVPLLESTKKSARMRSPELLPGKKGE, from the coding sequence TTGGCACAAGAACTGCTGTCACCGGAACATTTGACGATGATCACGACCGGTTTTGTGGTCGGAACGTTCGCCCGCATCGTCACGCTGAAAGAAGATTACCGCCAGTATCCCAGCTATCCGAACGGATTTGTGATCCACATCGTGACCGGAGCGGTCGCCGCCGCGATCGGCGCAGTGGCAATTCCGGCCCTGCTCACGAAGAACTTTGTCGGGGTCTCCTTCCTCGCCCTCGCCATCCAGCAGTTTCGCGATGTGCGCCGGATGGAGAAAGTATCCTTGCAGGAGCTGGAAAAGTCGGAGTTCTCCCCGCGCGGCACCGCCTACATCGACGGGATCGCCAAGACGTTCGAGGCGCGCAACTACGTGGCGCTGCTCAGCGCTTTCCTCTGCGTGCTTGTGATGGCGCTGCTTCCCGGATACCGTCCGCTCTCCGATGTGATCGGCGGCGTGCTGGCCGGGCTGCTCGCGATCTGGCTGTTGCGCCGCTATACGAAAGGCAAGAAAGTCGGCGACATCTCCGATATTAAGCTTGCCAAGATCCGCTTTGACGAGCGGGGCAAGCTGTTCGTCGACGACATCGCCGTGCAGAATGTCGGACTGCCCGCCGCCCGGGAGCGATTCGAACGGGAAGGCGTCGCCGTGATGATCACGCCGCGCTACGCGGACGGCGGGATCGTGCTTGCCAACTACGGCCAGCGCCAGGCGATCGTCCACGAAGCGGCCCGCACCTTCGGTCTGAAGCGCTATCACTACATGCGGCGCGATTTCGAGACGGGGCGCATCTGTTTTGCGATGATTCCGATTCGCCGCGATGAAGGGGCGCTCTTGCAACTGGTCGCCGAAGTGCCATTGCTCGAATCGACGAAAAAAAGCGCCCGGATGCGCAGCCCCGAGCTCTTACCGGGCAAAAAAGGAGAATGA
- a CDS encoding tetratricopeptide repeat protein, whose translation MPSTTYPFLFDVELGLVCAHPDLDRLHSLAERLYREGRLQQAEELFLQALWHPELMSCGELRVSVLEHLGLIATRNKLYEDAVQFFESALQAIEPA comes from the coding sequence ATGCCTTCCACCACGTACCCATTCTTGTTTGATGTCGAGCTTGGGCTGGTCTGTGCGCATCCAGACCTCGACCGGTTGCACAGCTTGGCTGAGCGGTTGTATCGGGAAGGGCGATTGCAGCAGGCGGAGGAGTTGTTTTTGCAGGCGCTCTGGCATCCCGAACTGATGTCGTGCGGGGAACTCCGCGTGTCGGTGCTGGAGCACCTGGGACTGATCGCCACTCGCAACAAGCTGTATGAGGATGCGGTGCAGTTTTTCGAATCGGCTTTGCAGGCGATCGAACCCGCATAA
- a CDS encoding DUF1450 domain-containing protein — translation MGIVIVEVCDVNPASGLDLESLESAYPGTSVIRTSCLSNCSECALHPYAYVNGEIHWAETTDELWNTIKTAIAAELAALG, via the coding sequence ATGGGAATCGTGATCGTTGAAGTCTGCGATGTCAATCCGGCTTCCGGACTCGATCTGGAAAGCTTGGAATCCGCATATCCCGGCACGAGCGTCATCCGCACGTCTTGCCTCAGCAATTGTTCCGAATGCGCCCTGCATCCGTATGCTTACGTCAACGGGGAAATCCATTGGGCGGAAACGACAGACGAATTGTGGAACACGATCAAAACGGCGATCGCAGCAGAACTCGCCGCCTTGGGATAA
- a CDS encoding helix-turn-helix domain-containing protein: MAERDYNVWLGRRIREIMAEKKVKARGFAKAIDLGRMTLERNLDGRYATAEELEKISGGLGITVERLKRTDVAKRRRTAGAALLPHRQGVAAG; the protein is encoded by the coding sequence GTGGCGGAGCGGGATTATAACGTCTGGCTCGGACGGCGCATCCGCGAGATCATGGCGGAGAAAAAAGTCAAAGCGCGTGGCTTTGCCAAAGCGATCGATCTCGGGCGGATGACGTTGGAGCGGAATCTCGACGGCCGCTATGCGACCGCAGAAGAACTGGAGAAGATCTCCGGCGGCCTTGGCATCACCGTGGAGCGGCTGAAGCGCACCGATGTTGCAAAAAGGCGACGGACAGCAGGCGCTGCCCTACTACCGCATCGTCAAGGAGTCGCTGCCGGGTGA
- a CDS encoding DUF2797 domain-containing protein: MTTYEGFLNSLTHRPDAPVSYTLELGEHKVPLNELIGWEIRFSFLNEMACCTCGRKVKKLYGGGYCYPCVTTLAETDLCIVKPHECHFDKGTCRDEEFAKTHCMIPHYVYLALSSGIKVGLTRKNRELTRWVDQGAIKAIPIAELPTRKMAGELEMAIAEHIADKTDWRKMLKGIVDDVDLFEMRTKIKELVPEEFQQYLFDVEELYEFTYPILETLEKVKSIGFDKAPLITGKLLGIKGQYLILDCGVLNIKKHAGYKVQIEFTKVDELTA, from the coding sequence ATGACGACGTACGAAGGTTTTTTGAACTCATTGACGCATCGGCCGGACGCTCCGGTGAGCTATACGCTGGAGCTCGGTGAACATAAAGTTCCGCTGAACGAGTTGATCGGGTGGGAAATCCGCTTCTCGTTCCTCAATGAAATGGCCTGCTGCACCTGCGGGCGCAAAGTGAAAAAGCTGTACGGCGGCGGCTACTGCTACCCCTGCGTGACGACGCTGGCCGAGACAGACCTGTGCATCGTCAAGCCGCACGAGTGCCATTTTGACAAAGGCACTTGCCGCGATGAAGAGTTCGCCAAGACGCACTGCATGATCCCGCACTACGTCTACCTGGCGCTCTCCTCCGGCATCAAGGTCGGCTTGACCCGCAAGAACCGCGAGCTGACGCGCTGGGTCGATCAAGGCGCGATCAAGGCGATTCCGATCGCCGAGCTGCCGACCCGCAAGATGGCCGGGGAGCTGGAGATGGCGATCGCCGAGCACATCGCCGACAAGACCGACTGGCGCAAGATGCTGAAAGGCATCGTCGACGATGTCGATCTGTTCGAGATGCGCACCAAGATCAAGGAGCTCGTGCCGGAGGAGTTCCAGCAGTATCTGTTCGACGTGGAGGAGCTGTACGAGTTCACCTACCCGATCTTGGAGACGCTGGAGAAGGTCAAGTCGATCGGTTTTGACAAAGCTCCGCTGATCACCGGCAAGCTGCTCGGGATCAAAGGGCAGTACCTGATTCTCGACTGCGGCGTGCTGAACATCAAGAAGCATGCCGGCTACAAGGTACAGATCGAATTTACCAAAGTTGATGAGCTGACCGCATAA
- a CDS encoding Sir2 family NAD-dependent protein deacetylase yields the protein MDRQWISWAQQARRPVAITGAGISVPSGLPTVSKTWRGFTLKEIFTVDFYRRDPLTFYDCYRDMLLDWRVARPNPAHLALAEAGVPVITQNLDGLHQKAGSRDVLELHGNLRELLCERCGALYPAHAAEANPQPLCPTCGVLLKPNIVLEGEDVRHIAVAADRVGQADLLLVIGTKLAMKPVCTLPQIAAASGIPILHCNKKAEELLPALCVYLRAEEA from the coding sequence ATGGACAGGCAATGGATCTCGTGGGCACAACAGGCGCGGCGTCCCGTTGCGATCACCGGGGCGGGGATCTCCGTGCCGAGCGGATTGCCGACGGTGAGCAAGACATGGCGGGGCTTTACGCTGAAAGAGATTTTTACGGTCGATTTTTACCGGCGCGACCCGCTGACGTTTTACGATTGCTACCGGGACATGCTGCTCGACTGGCGGGTGGCCCGGCCCAATCCGGCGCACTTGGCGCTGGCGGAGGCGGGGGTGCCGGTGATCACGCAAAATCTGGACGGGCTGCACCAAAAGGCGGGGAGCCGCGACGTGCTGGAGCTGCATGGCAACCTGCGCGAACTGCTCTGCGAGCGGTGCGGGGCGCTGTATCCCGCCCATGCCGCCGAAGCGAACCCGCAGCCCTTGTGCCCGACCTGCGGCGTGCTGCTCAAGCCAAACATCGTGCTGGAAGGGGAAGATGTCCGCCACATCGCCGTCGCCGCCGACCGCGTGGGGCAGGCCGACCTGCTCTTGGTGATCGGGACGAAGCTTGCGATGAAGCCGGTCTGCACGCTGCCGCAGATCGCCGCTGCGAGCGGCATCCCGATCCTGCACTGCAACAAAAAAGCGGAAGAGCTGCTGCCGGCATTGTGCGTCTATCTTCGGGCCGAAGAAGCATAA
- a CDS encoding S-layer homology domain-containing protein, translated as MKKRLSLLLAATLITTLGTTSALATMPAKNDSPTPFKLSGSYKSSLRFSDVLSTDWSLRFVTEASTKGIISGDGYGKFRPSANVSHEEAIIMTIRAMGLTDEALQLKDTKLQLPDAVKVSAWARPFVALAIANGFLDQDAALHPQAYADREWVTELVVRAMGLDAEAKAHMSDKLTFKDASQIEADAVGYIAVAVDQGVITGYPNQTFQPNKPVKRNEMAVILCNAENSFEYDDNRQAQTQGLLNGTIGQVTSDGLTFKSRTHQDLTLKFAATSFVFVGDKLSAKSALQAGMSVRLFLNAQGEIVLVHAKKEAPQRELIETFAHGQVLAYTAPQAGKKGSITLLLQSKTALKQANKKLTLDIAADAAVMMNAQSKTFSDVKIGDRVGLTILNNTVVSIDVIPGTLQKFPE; from the coding sequence ATGAAGAAACGGTTATCTCTTCTGCTTGCTGCAACCTTGATCACCACGCTCGGAACGACCTCGGCACTGGCGACGATGCCGGCGAAAAACGATTCGCCGACGCCGTTTAAACTGTCCGGCTCTTACAAATCCAGTTTGCGCTTCTCCGATGTGCTGTCGACCGACTGGTCGCTGCGCTTTGTCACCGAAGCTTCGACGAAAGGCATCATCAGCGGCGACGGCTACGGCAAGTTCCGCCCGAGCGCCAACGTCTCCCACGAAGAAGCGATCATCATGACCATCCGCGCAATGGGCTTGACCGACGAAGCCCTGCAGCTAAAAGACACGAAACTGCAGCTGCCCGACGCAGTCAAAGTGTCCGCCTGGGCCCGCCCGTTCGTCGCGCTGGCGATCGCGAACGGCTTCCTCGACCAAGACGCCGCTTTGCACCCGCAAGCGTACGCCGATCGCGAATGGGTGACCGAACTGGTCGTGCGCGCGATGGGCCTCGACGCAGAAGCCAAAGCGCACATGAGCGACAAGCTGACCTTCAAGGACGCGTCGCAAATCGAGGCGGACGCGGTGGGATACATAGCGGTGGCGGTCGATCAAGGCGTCATCACCGGCTACCCGAACCAAACGTTCCAGCCGAACAAGCCGGTCAAGCGCAATGAGATGGCGGTCATCCTCTGCAACGCCGAGAACTCCTTCGAATATGATGACAACCGCCAAGCGCAGACCCAAGGCCTGCTGAACGGCACGATCGGCCAGGTCACGTCTGATGGACTGACCTTCAAGAGCCGCACGCATCAGGATCTGACCCTGAAATTCGCCGCCACCTCTTTTGTGTTCGTCGGCGACAAACTCTCCGCCAAGAGTGCGCTGCAAGCCGGCATGAGCGTCCGCCTGTTCCTGAACGCGCAAGGCGAGATCGTCTTGGTCCACGCCAAGAAAGAAGCCCCGCAGCGCGAACTGATCGAAACGTTTGCCCATGGCCAGGTGCTCGCCTACACCGCGCCGCAAGCGGGCAAAAAAGGGTCGATCACCTTGCTCCTGCAGTCGAAGACTGCGCTGAAGCAAGCGAACAAAAAGCTGACCCTCGACATCGCGGCCGACGCTGCCGTGATGATGAACGCGCAGAGCAAAACGTTCTCCGACGTGAAGATCGGCGACCGCGTCGGCCTGACCATTCTCAACAACACGGTCGTCAGCATCGACGTGATCCCGGGCACCTTGCAGAAGTTTCCGGAATAA
- a CDS encoding GNAT family N-acetyltransferase, which yields MKYQIRSVEQGDVWNIAHVVHRSRGLDGPLLERQVEQDVARFQEQGVIQQVESNTLVALDGDVFAGLLRYGQFEHELQLQRPDVDPAYDERDVTRALLREIWSFAGPAITKVTYVDHATHAGTLGDVFEEAGFYRWVDRLDMRLKLTEEVGPGQRALTFKAYSEEVRERFYNVYRASFGSTLDPMMQWSADYPEQSFLMFQERFGPFDPEIWVLATDAEGQDVGFAIFHQFDGGRYAGDTVLLYTGVSPQARGKGYGSEIVREGLRRVRAKRGPQHAVSLSVTRANKPAEDNYRKLGFRPTEAFTVYKLDKVEGRNS from the coding sequence ATGAAATATCAGATTCGTTCGGTAGAGCAAGGTGACGTGTGGAACATCGCCCACGTGGTGCACCGCTCGCGCGGGCTGGACGGACCGCTCTTGGAGCGGCAGGTGGAGCAGGATGTGGCTCGCTTTCAGGAGCAGGGCGTCATACAGCAAGTGGAGTCGAATACGCTTGTCGCACTGGACGGCGATGTGTTCGCCGGCTTGTTGCGCTATGGACAATTCGAGCATGAGCTGCAACTGCAGCGGCCGGATGTCGACCCTGCCTATGATGAGCGGGACGTGACCCGGGCGCTGCTGCGCGAGATCTGGTCGTTTGCAGGACCTGCGATCACCAAAGTGACATACGTGGATCACGCCACGCACGCGGGCACGCTCGGCGATGTGTTTGAGGAAGCGGGTTTTTACCGCTGGGTCGACCGGCTCGACATGCGCCTGAAGTTGACCGAAGAGGTGGGGCCGGGGCAGCGCGCGCTGACCTTCAAAGCCTACTCGGAGGAGGTCAGGGAGCGTTTTTACAACGTTTACCGGGCCTCGTTTGGCAGTACGCTCGATCCGATGATGCAGTGGAGCGCCGACTACCCGGAGCAGAGTTTTCTGATGTTTCAGGAGCGGTTCGGCCCGTTTGATCCGGAGATCTGGGTGCTGGCGACCGACGCGGAAGGGCAGGATGTCGGGTTTGCGATCTTCCATCAGTTTGACGGCGGACGCTACGCGGGCGACACGGTGCTGCTGTATACCGGGGTATCGCCGCAAGCGCGGGGCAAAGGTTACGGCAGCGAAATCGTGCGTGAAGGCTTGCGGCGGGTGCGGGCCAAACGCGGACCGCAGCATGCGGTGTCGCTCAGCGTGACGCGTGCGAACAAGCCGGCCGAAGACAACTACCGCAAGCTTGGTTTCCGCCCGACCGAAGCGTTTACCGTGTATAAATTGGACAAGGTTGAGGGTCGAAACTCGTAG
- a CDS encoding DNA-3-methyladenine glycosylase produces the protein MSFQKTYILTPPAPYRFEYFRKRVESSSNTYLYSIGDNRLSRAHIIGGRPVLVHVSAVETTAAQEAPRITLDVHGAQDEAQADAAADIWRHMLSVDRPLLPFYEKVADDPVMQNLTAELSGLHLLLDSGPFESMILSIIGQQVNLTFAENLKRGLVELCASSIDVADSTHFAFPSPEQIARLEYDQLRPLKFSQRKAEYVIDFSRGVADGRIDLAALETMSNEEAIDSLVKLRGIGRWTAECVLLFGLGRPDLLPAADIGLRNAIQHFWGWDHQPTELEVRAFAQGWQGYESYATYYLWTALGLARAAQKQQKETTPTGRRKNSKIMAEQDKE, from the coding sequence ATGTCGTTTCAGAAAACATACATTTTGACGCCGCCAGCGCCCTATCGATTCGAGTATTTTCGCAAACGGGTGGAGAGCTCCTCGAACACCTACCTGTATTCGATCGGCGACAACCGCTTGTCCCGCGCCCACATCATCGGCGGCCGCCCGGTGCTGGTGCACGTTTCGGCAGTTGAAACAACTGCTGCCCAAGAAGCGCCCCGCATCACGCTCGACGTGCACGGCGCGCAGGATGAAGCACAGGCGGACGCAGCAGCCGACATTTGGCGGCATATGCTGTCTGTGGACCGTCCCCTGCTCCCGTTTTATGAAAAGGTGGCGGACGATCCGGTGATGCAAAACCTCACCGCCGAGCTGTCCGGCCTGCACCTGCTGCTCGACTCCGGACCGTTCGAATCGATGATCCTCTCCATCATCGGCCAGCAGGTCAACCTGACCTTTGCCGAAAACCTCAAGCGCGGCCTGGTCGAACTGTGCGCTTCTTCGATCGATGTCGCAGACTCGACCCATTTTGCCTTCCCGTCACCTGAGCAGATCGCCCGGCTTGAATATGATCAGCTGCGTCCCTTGAAATTTTCCCAGCGCAAGGCGGAGTATGTGATCGACTTTTCGCGCGGCGTGGCGGATGGCCGCATCGATCTCGCTGCACTGGAAACGATGAGCAACGAAGAAGCGATCGACTCACTGGTCAAGTTGCGCGGCATCGGCCGCTGGACGGCCGAATGCGTGCTGCTGTTCGGACTGGGCCGCCCGGACTTGCTTCCTGCCGCCGACATCGGTCTGCGCAACGCGATTCAGCATTTCTGGGGCTGGGACCACCAGCCGACCGAACTGGAAGTGCGCGCGTTTGCCCAAGGCTGGCAAGGCTATGAATCGTACGCCACCTATTATCTGTGGACAGCGCTCGGACTCGCCCGCGCCGCCCAGAAACAACAAAAGGAAACCACCCCCACAGGACGGCGCAAAAATTCGAAAATTATGGCAGAACAAGACAAGGAGTGA
- a CDS encoding helix-turn-helix transcriptional regulator gives MSTLGGKIRALRKTAGLSQRELADGLVTKSMISQIETDRIQPSSDLLKRIAAKLRVTPQQLMPAKHEDQERLACYKQAQAFLSLGHYAEALPLLQECLQEPHPAWPELQLTYQTAYCRQQLEAYEEARKLYEKALRLAICDEDALLATRIYVRLGEVAHSLGKLELAVVEWKRALREWERHLAAGDDLLLPLDICLSLAGGMQSLGLAQEALQVYRRAEQLLRSAPEQTRRRADVMYGSGLVLERLEQHREAEDCYAAAEELLHNLKDRRPALQARLARGRLLAKTGCYGEALSLLSECVQEAESMPGGELLVQAYGELGQVRRQMGEREQAVQLLQAGLAVTCACRIERGRIALALAGLYREQERLGEALAAAEQAQGLLQGTKEELLAVYQLLTDLYKRQDDFRLASLWAERADELIAEKTLDR, from the coding sequence GTGTCCACGCTCGGCGGGAAGATCCGCGCACTGCGCAAGACGGCCGGCCTGTCGCAGCGCGAATTGGCGGACGGGCTGGTCACGAAAAGCATGATCTCGCAGATCGAGACGGACCGCATTCAGCCGTCCTCCGATCTGCTCAAGCGCATCGCCGCTAAGCTGCGCGTGACGCCGCAGCAGCTGATGCCGGCGAAACATGAAGATCAGGAACGTCTGGCCTGCTACAAGCAGGCGCAGGCGTTTTTGTCGCTGGGCCATTATGCTGAAGCGCTGCCGCTGTTACAGGAGTGCCTGCAGGAACCGCATCCGGCCTGGCCGGAGCTGCAATTGACCTATCAGACCGCCTATTGCCGCCAGCAGCTGGAGGCGTATGAAGAGGCGCGCAAGCTGTACGAGAAGGCGCTGCGCCTGGCGATCTGCGACGAAGACGCCCTGCTGGCAACCCGGATCTATGTGCGGCTTGGCGAAGTGGCGCACAGTCTGGGCAAGCTGGAGCTGGCGGTGGTCGAGTGGAAGCGGGCGCTGCGGGAATGGGAGCGGCATCTGGCAGCGGGGGACGATCTGCTGCTGCCGCTCGATATCTGCCTGTCCCTCGCAGGCGGTATGCAGTCGCTGGGCCTGGCGCAGGAGGCGCTGCAGGTGTATCGGCGCGCCGAGCAGTTGCTGCGGAGCGCGCCGGAGCAGACGAGGCGGCGCGCCGACGTGATGTACGGGAGCGGGCTGGTGCTGGAGCGGCTGGAGCAGCATAGAGAAGCGGAAGACTGTTACGCGGCCGCGGAAGAGCTGCTGCACAATCTGAAAGACCGTCGCCCCGCCTTGCAGGCGCGGCTCGCCCGCGGGCGTTTGCTGGCCAAGACGGGGTGCTACGGAGAAGCATTGTCCCTGCTGTCTGAATGCGTGCAAGAGGCGGAAAGCATGCCTGGCGGCGAACTGCTGGTGCAGGCGTATGGCGAGCTCGGACAGGTGCGCCGGCAGATGGGCGAGCGTGAGCAGGCTGTGCAACTGCTGCAGGCGGGGCTTGCTGTGACCTGTGCCTGCCGGATCGAGCGGGGGCGGATCGCGCTGGCTCTGGCCGGGCTGTATCGCGAACAGGAGCGCCTGGGCGAAGCGTTGGCTGCGGCGGAGCAGGCGCAAGGATTGTTGCAGGGGACCAAGGAAGAGCTGCTGGCCGTCTACCAGCTGCTGACCGATCTGTACAAGCGCCAGGATGACTTCCGCCTGGCCAGCCTCTGGGCGGAGCGGGCGGACGAATTGATCGCCGAAAAGACCCTCGACAGGTAA
- the glpK gene encoding glycerol kinase GlpK, protein MTDNRQRSFVVALDQGTTSSRAIVYDSSARAVAADHLPFAQHYPEPGHVEHDAQEIWQTQLQALHGALQKAGVSPAEVRAVGITNQRETTVIWDKATGEPVHHAIVWQCRRTAGRCDELRLAGHGGLIREKTGLVVDAYFSATKAEWILQKSPDVAARAKRGELLFGTIDTWLVWKLTGGKLHITDVTNASRTMLFNIHTLDWDDELLALFGIPRAMLPEVRGSSEVYGMTDAAIFGAEVPIAGIAGDQQAALFGQGCFEKGMAKNTYGTGCFLLMNTGDRPTKSEHGLLTTVAWKVGDEVQYALEGSVFIAGAGVQWLRDELRILEDAAESERLAGSVPDAGGVYIVPAFTGLGAPYWDAYARGSIFGLTRDTSRAHIARAMLEAIAYQTRDVLDAMQADSGLTIKRLLVDGGATQNGFLMQFQADLLGTVVVSPAHHESTARGAAFLAGLAVGFWASRDELLAALTDQTAFAPQMEQAEREKLYAGWKRAAERSQGWISP, encoded by the coding sequence GTGACAGACAACAGGCAGCGGAGCTTCGTCGTGGCGCTCGATCAAGGCACGACCTCTTCGCGGGCGATTGTGTATGACAGCAGCGCCCGGGCGGTGGCAGCCGATCATCTTCCGTTTGCCCAGCACTACCCGGAGCCGGGCCACGTCGAGCATGATGCGCAGGAGATCTGGCAGACGCAGCTGCAAGCGCTGCATGGCGCGTTGCAAAAAGCGGGCGTGTCGCCGGCCGAGGTGCGCGCGGTCGGCATCACCAACCAGCGTGAGACGACGGTGATCTGGGACAAAGCGACGGGAGAGCCGGTGCACCACGCGATCGTCTGGCAGTGCCGCCGCACGGCAGGTCGCTGTGACGAACTGCGCCTGGCGGGCCATGGCGGATTGATTCGCGAGAAGACGGGGCTCGTCGTCGACGCCTATTTTTCTGCGACCAAGGCGGAGTGGATCTTGCAGAAGTCGCCCGACGTAGCGGCACGGGCAAAGCGGGGCGAGCTGCTGTTCGGCACGATCGACACGTGGCTGGTCTGGAAGCTGACCGGCGGGAAGCTGCACATCACCGATGTGACCAACGCCTCGCGCACGATGCTCTTTAATATTCACACGCTGGACTGGGATGACGAACTGCTAGCGCTGTTCGGCATTCCGCGCGCGATGCTTCCGGAAGTGCGCGGGTCGAGCGAAGTGTACGGCATGACCGACGCTGCGATCTTCGGCGCGGAGGTGCCGATCGCAGGGATCGCCGGCGACCAGCAGGCCGCGTTGTTCGGGCAGGGCTGTTTCGAGAAAGGCATGGCGAAAAACACGTACGGCACCGGCTGTTTCCTGCTGATGAACACCGGGGACCGGCCGACGAAGTCGGAGCACGGGCTGCTGACCACCGTGGCGTGGAAAGTCGGCGACGAGGTGCAGTACGCCTTGGAAGGAAGCGTTTTCATCGCCGGGGCCGGGGTGCAGTGGCTGCGCGACGAGCTCCGCATCTTAGAGGATGCTGCCGAGTCGGAACGGCTGGCCGGTTCTGTGCCGGACGCGGGCGGCGTGTACATCGTGCCCGCGTTCACCGGGCTTGGCGCACCGTATTGGGACGCTTATGCGCGGGGCTCGATCTTCGGCCTGACCCGCGACACGTCGCGCGCCCACATCGCGCGGGCGATGCTGGAGGCGATCGCTTACCAGACCCGCGATGTGCTGGACGCGATGCAGGCCGACTCGGGTCTGACGATCAAGCGGCTGCTCGTCGACGGCGGAGCGACGCAAAACGGCTTTTTGATGCAGTTTCAAGCCGATCTGCTGGGGACGGTTGTGGTGAGTCCGGCGCATCACGAGTCGACAGCGAGAGGGGCTGCTTTCCTGGCCGGGCTTGCTGTCGGGTTCTGGGCCAGCCGTGACGAGCTGTTGGCTGCGCTGACCGATCAGACGGCGTTTGCGCCGCAGATGGAGCAAGCGGAGCGCGAGAAGCTGTACGCCGGATGGAAGCGGGCGGCTGAGCGCTCTCAGGGATGGATTTCGCCTTAG
- a CDS encoding leucyl aminopeptidase family protein, which translates to MNFTLGTYQAGKTTVLPVFIGQNVEQLGLTLSDYHGKKKDHVVWFDHNGTRFVVVGLGDVKKFELNKFRDAVAFGARAARKEGVSDVTVLLPEGTSYSKEDLVHTAAEGYVMGEYQFNKYKAKKEESTVNHITIASLDGDLAGFEDALNRGKIYGEGTVIARELNNEPTNKMRPYDLADFVENLFKDSGATVEIFKGEELEKRQYNGLIAVGRGSAHKPAMIKINFQNDKSKQLTALVGKGLTFDVGGYSLKLSRDLSDMRMDMGGAAATVGAMYILTRLNAPVNVVGIIGTCENLIDNNAMLPGEIIEYRNGKTVSVGNTDAEGRLVLADALILSQEIGAERVIDIATLTGACMRALGSKMSGLWANDESVSDAVKQAANYTGEKVWELPLFDEYEDLLYSPIADIANISSGDLGGAITAALFLRNFVGENQKWAHVDMAGPMAVNRSHSFSNEGATGYGARLLAEFAQR; encoded by the coding sequence ATGAACTTTACACTCGGTACATATCAAGCGGGCAAAACCACCGTTCTGCCCGTGTTTATCGGTCAAAACGTGGAGCAGCTGGGCCTGACGCTCAGCGATTATCATGGCAAGAAGAAGGACCATGTTGTATGGTTCGACCACAACGGCACCCGTTTTGTTGTTGTCGGTCTCGGCGATGTCAAGAAATTCGAACTGAACAAATTCCGTGACGCGGTCGCTTTTGGTGCGCGCGCAGCCCGCAAAGAAGGCGTGAGCGACGTGACCGTACTGCTTCCGGAAGGCACTTCCTACAGCAAAGAAGATCTCGTGCACACCGCAGCAGAAGGCTACGTGATGGGCGAGTACCAATTTAACAAATACAAGGCGAAGAAGGAAGAGAGCACGGTGAATCACATCACCATCGCTTCCCTCGACGGCGACCTCGCAGGATTCGAAGACGCGCTGAACCGCGGCAAGATCTACGGCGAAGGCACGGTGATCGCGCGCGAGCTGAACAACGAGCCGACCAACAAAATGCGCCCGTACGACCTGGCAGACTTCGTTGAGAACCTGTTCAAAGACTCCGGCGCGACCGTTGAGATCTTCAAAGGCGAAGAGCTGGAAAAGCGCCAGTACAACGGCCTGATCGCTGTCGGCCGCGGTTCTGCGCACAAGCCGGCAATGATCAAGATCAACTTCCAAAATGACAAGTCCAAACAGCTGACCGCGCTCGTTGGTAAAGGTCTGACCTTTGACGTAGGCGGCTACTCGCTGAAACTGTCCCGCGACCTGTCCGACATGCGCATGGACATGGGCGGCGCTGCAGCGACCGTCGGCGCGATGTACATCCTGACCCGTCTGAACGCTCCGGTCAATGTGGTCGGCATCATCGGCACCTGTGAAAACCTGATCGACAACAACGCGATGCTGCCGGGCGAGATCATCGAATACCGCAACGGCAAGACGGTCTCTGTCGGCAACACCGACGCAGAAGGCCGCCTCGTGCTGGCCGACGCGCTGATCCTGTCCCAAGAGATCGGTGCCGAGCGCGTGATCGACATTGCGACCTTGACCGGCGCTTGCATGCGCGCGCTGGGCTCCAAGATGTCCGGTCTGTGGGCGAACGACGAAAGCGTATCTGACGCTGTGAAACAAGCGGCGAACTACACCGGCGAAAAAGTGTGGGAACTCCCGCTGTTCGACGAGTACGAAGATCTGCTGTACTCCCCGATCGCAGACATCGCGAACATCTCCTCCGGCGACCTCGGCGGCGCGATCACCGCTGCGCTGTTCCTGCGCAACTTCGTTGGCGAGAACCAAAAGTGGGCGCACGTTGACATGGCCGGCCCGATGGCGGTCAACCGTTCGCATTCCTTCAGCAATGAAGGCGCTACCGGTTACGGTGCACGCCTGCTGGCCGAGTTCGCGCAGCGCTAA